A stretch of DNA from Acinetobacter sp. C26M:
TAAAACGGTCGAAATATTGCAGTACAGTTTTGACTTGCGTCTGTTGCAACATGATTTCTGAGACCCAAACTTTGTAGGGATCATCAGCCACTTGCCATGGTAGATCGTGACGACCGTGTTGGTCGAACCATGTAAGTAGTGCATCAGAAAATGAGAAATCAGACATGAATCAGAACAGTAAAAAGCAGAGGCGTAGTATAGCGGAAATAGGTTTTTTAGGCGTTAAAATTCTATTGGAACATAAACGAGGCGTAAGTCGTCAAAGACATAGTTTGAAATTTGATGAGAACTTGGCAAGACTCCGTTAAGTTTGCACTATCCTTTTTGAAATTTTATATATTTACGTGCAGGCGATGCCTTACTTTTGATGGGGCAAAAGTAACAAAACCCCTTTATTCGGCTGACGCCACATCCTGAGCAATTTCAAAACAACTCTTTGCACGCAGCGCAAGGCAGCTAAACAGGCGACATCCATGTCACCTTTGCTCCAGTAAACGCTTACGAGCGTCTAAATTTTGGATTTGCCCCAGTATGTGTGATCAAGAACTTAATGGATTTAATTATTTGATTTAGAGGTTAGCTTGGATGTTCTTTGATAACCTTTCAAATCACTTTAAATGTTTATCTAACAGCTCATACATCGCTTCAAGACTTTGACGTTCTGCTTCAGCGTTATAGCCTAAGTCAACATTGTTGGCCTTAGCACGCTCATCCGCAAGCGGGTTACTAAAACCATGCTTGGCATCTTCAAAAATAATTACATCGTGATCAACGGCTGCATCGTGCATTTCCTGACGGAAGCTTGCCACATTATCCAATGTCACCATGCTATCGAGTTCACCATGCAGGACTAGAATCTCGGCCTTAACTTTGCCTTTCTCAGCAGGGGCTTTCGGACTTAATATCGCATGGAAAGTCGCAACGGCTTTGATATCTGCACCTGAACGCGCCAAATCTAGCACCACTTTACCGCCATAACAGAAACCAACCGCTGCCAATTTGTCGGCATTCACTTCTGCTTGAGCCGCTAAAGCATTTAAGCCTGCTTGAGCACGGTCAACAATGGTATCAGCATGCTCAAAAGTTTGATTCATCCATTCAGAGGCTTGTGGCACATTGGTTGTAACTTTCTTATCACCATACATATCAATTGCTAAAGCGGCAAAACCATGTTCTGCAAGCTCACGTGCACGCTGTTCTGTGTATGCATTGCGGCCCCACCATTCAGGTGCAACGATCACACCTGCAACAGGCATATCAATTGCAGGCGCTGCAAAATAACCAATCAAACGTTGACCATCTGGCGCGGTATATTCGATTTCACGAGTATTGATAGGCAAACTCATTCTATAATCCTGATCTGTATTTTTAAATTGCATTGATTAAAGCATAAAAAGCAAAATGAGTGACATTACAAAAATAGAAATGCAGTTGTACAAATATGCTAGAAATAAAAAAGAAGAATACGAGGACTCTTCTTTTTTATGTTTGTATACTGTTAATAATGAACTAGACTTTGCCTCTAGATAAGAAACCAACGATCGCCAAAATCGCGGCAACAACAAGTAAAATCACAGCAAAGTCTTTAGATAGACCTGCAACACCGCCAAAACCTAATAAACTGGCGATTAATGCAATCACTGCAAAAATAATTGCCCAACGGAACATATCAAGTTCTCCTATTTTTTCATTATTTTTTCACTATAACGCGGGTTTTTTGCTCGCAATGTGGTGTTTATGTGGTTTAAATGTTTAATACTTAAAGAAGTGTTAAATGAATAAAAAGAGATTAGACCAAGTCACACACGGATGAATGCTATAATACAAAGCTCCTTTGAAATTGAAACAATTGGTATGTCCGTCGAACTGCGCCCCAACTTTTGGAAACACTATCCGCTTGATCAGCTCAGCAATGCGGAGTGGGAGGCATTGTGTGATGGTTGTGGTTTATGTTGCTTGGTTAAACTAGAAGACGAAGAAACCGCAGAGGTCGCTTACACCAAAGTGTCATGTAAATTACTTGATTGTAAAACCGCGCGTTGTTCCGATTATCCTAACCGTCAGCAGCAAGTGCCTGATTGTATCCAGCTTACTCCTGAGCGGCTCAGCACGATTTCTTGGTTGCCACCGAGCTGTGCCTACCGTCGTTTAAGTGAAGGTAAAAATTTACCGTCGTGGCATTACCTTAATACGGGTTCACGCCAAAGTGTGATTAAAGCGAAAAAATCAGCGGCGGGGCGTTGTATTTCAGAAAGCGATATCGATGAAGAACAAATTGAAGATTATATTGTTCGCTGGATACGTTAACAGTTGTCTAGCGAATCAATAAGCTATGCTGATCATAAAAACAACATTTTTGCAGTATTGTTATTGACGATGTTCCCTAAGCTGAAGAATAAAAGAGGGAGATAAGCCATGCATAAACTGTTGATGACACCTTTGCTCTACAGTGGCATTTTATTTTTGGCCGCTTGCGGTACCAACGAAAGTAACTCTAAAACACCAGAACAGAATACAGCACAGCAGGCTTCAAGCCAGCGCATTGCACAAAAGTATCGGATTGAGAGCGTCGCTGAATTTGATGAGCCATGGGCGATTGTCAGTTTGCCTGATCAGCGCCTACTGATTACAGAAAGAAAAGGGCAATTAAAACTCTTTGATCCTCAAACCAAGAGCAGTATCAATGTCGCTGGCGTTCCAACCGTCAGTTATGGTGGGCAAGGTGGTTTAGGTGATGTCATTTTGCATCCTGATTTTCAGCAGAATCATGAACTATATTTGAGCTATGCCAGTAAAGGTCAAGGTGGCTATGGTGCAGAGATTGCACATGCAAAACTGGATTTATCCGATTCTATGCAACCCAAGCTCATAGATTTAAAAACCATCTGGCGGCAAGTGCCAAAAGTGTCAGGGCAAGGTCATTATGGTCATCGCATGCAGTTTGGTCCCGATGGCAAACTTTGGGTCAGCTCGGGTGAACGCCAAAAGTTTGAACCAGCTCAGGATTTAAACAGTAATCTCGGTAAAATTCTGCGTTTAAATGCAGATGGAACTGCTGCGGAAGGCAATCCGTTTTATCAGCAAGGTGGTGTAACTGCGGAGATTTGGTCATTGGGTCATCGTAATCCACTGGGAATGGCCTTCGATCAGCAAGGGCAACTATGGGTGGTTGAAATGGGTCCTAAAGGCGGTGATGAATTAAACCGGATTGTGAAAGGGGAAAACTATGGCTATCCAACGGTTTCGAATGGCGACCATTATTCAGGTTTGCCTATTCCAGACCATCATACCCGTCCAGAATTTAAAGCCCCTGAAATCGATTGGACCCCTGTGATTTCACCTTCTAGCTTGATTATTTATTCAGGTCAGCAGTTTCCTTTGTGGCAACACAAAGCGTTGATTGGTGGTTTATCTTCTGAAGCCATTGTGGTGGTAGATTTAGCTGCTAAGCCTGTCCAAGAAGTTCAACGACTTGAGATGAAACAACGCATTCGTGGCCTACATCAAGCCCAAGATGGTTCAATCTGGGTGATCGAAGATGGATCACGTGCCAAACTACTTAAACTTCATGCCAATTAAATTTTAACTTCAAGTGAATACACAATGAATCAGCCGAACTACTTTTCTATGACTTTAAAAAAACTATTTTTACTTACAGGACTGTTGTCCTGTAGCTCGGTTCTTTGGGCTGGGACTTTGACTGAGCAACAAGTTCAAACGATTGTAGACCAGCAGTTTAAGCCTTTATTAGCACAATATAAGATTCCAGGTATGGCCGTTGCTGTGACCCTGAATGGTAAACATTATTTTGTGAATTATGGGCTTGCCTCTAAGCAAAACCAACAAGCGGTAAGTAACAGTACTTTATTTGAACTTGGTTCGGTCAGTAAGACCTTTAATGCGACATTAGCGGCTTATGCACAGGCACAAGGACAGCTGTCTTTGTCGGATCATCCTGCCAAATATTTCCCTGAACTTAAGAATACTATGGTCAATCGTGCCACCTTATTGAATCTCGGAACTTATACTGCAGGTGGTTTTCCGCTGCAATTCCCTGATGACGTGGTGCAGCAACAAGATATGCTGAAATATTTTCAGACTTGGCAAGCAAAGACCAAAGTTGGCGCTGCGCGTCAATATTCCAACCCGAGTATTGGTTTGATGGGCTATGTCACAGCCTTGGCCATGAAAAAGCCGTATAGCGAACTGATTGAAAAAACGCTGCTGCCGCAATTAGGAATGACACAAAGTTTTATTCGAGTCCCTGAGCAGCACATGTCGCAATATGCATGGGGGTACAAAGCCGATCAAGCCATACGTGTTTCGCCAGGTATGTTTGATGCAGAAGCTTATGGTCTGAAAAGTAGTAGTGCGGATATGCTGAAATTCCTCGATGCGCAAATTCATCCTCAGCAGTTCAAAC
This window harbors:
- the ampC gene encoding class C beta-lactamase produces the protein MNQPNYFSMTLKKLFLLTGLLSCSSVLWAGTLTEQQVQTIVDQQFKPLLAQYKIPGMAVAVTLNGKHYFVNYGLASKQNQQAVSNSTLFELGSVSKTFNATLAAYAQAQGQLSLSDHPAKYFPELKNTMVNRATLLNLGTYTAGGFPLQFPDDVVQQQDMLKYFQTWQAKTKVGAARQYSNPSIGLMGYVTALAMKKPYSELIEKTLLPQLGMTQSFIRVPEQHMSQYAWGYKADQAIRVSPGMFDAEAYGLKSSSADMLKFLDAQIHPQQFKQPLRQAIENTHVGYFKVGAMTQGLGWEQYAYPVALETLLQGNSSKMALESHTVTPIKQPKLASAATYFNKTGSSNGFGAYAAFIPQQKIGIVMLANTNFPNEERIKASYRVMQQLVQNNNAQ
- a CDS encoding dienelactone hydrolase family protein gives rise to the protein MSLPINTREIEYTAPDGQRLIGYFAAPAIDMPVAGVIVAPEWWGRNAYTEQRARELAEHGFAALAIDMYGDKKVTTNVPQASEWMNQTFEHADTIVDRAQAGLNALAAQAEVNADKLAAVGFCYGGKVVLDLARSGADIKAVATFHAILSPKAPAEKGKVKAEILVLHGELDSMVTLDNVASFRQEMHDAAVDHDVIIFEDAKHGFSNPLADERAKANNVDLGYNAEAERQSLEAMYELLDKHLK
- a CDS encoding YcgN family cysteine cluster protein, whose translation is MSVELRPNFWKHYPLDQLSNAEWEALCDGCGLCCLVKLEDEETAEVAYTKVSCKLLDCKTARCSDYPNRQQQVPDCIQLTPERLSTISWLPPSCAYRRLSEGKNLPSWHYLNTGSRQSVIKAKKSAAGRCISESDIDEEQIEDYIVRWIR
- a CDS encoding PQQ-dependent sugar dehydrogenase; this translates as MHKLLMTPLLYSGILFLAACGTNESNSKTPEQNTAQQASSQRIAQKYRIESVAEFDEPWAIVSLPDQRLLITERKGQLKLFDPQTKSSINVAGVPTVSYGGQGGLGDVILHPDFQQNHELYLSYASKGQGGYGAEIAHAKLDLSDSMQPKLIDLKTIWRQVPKVSGQGHYGHRMQFGPDGKLWVSSGERQKFEPAQDLNSNLGKILRLNADGTAAEGNPFYQQGGVTAEIWSLGHRNPLGMAFDQQGQLWVVEMGPKGGDELNRIVKGENYGYPTVSNGDHYSGLPIPDHHTRPEFKAPEIDWTPVISPSSLIIYSGQQFPLWQHKALIGGLSSEAIVVVDLAAKPVQEVQRLEMKQRIRGLHQAQDGSIWVIEDGSRAKLLKLHAN
- a CDS encoding DUF1328 domain-containing protein — translated: MFRWAIIFAVIALIASLLGFGGVAGLSKDFAVILLVVAAILAIVGFLSRGKV